In the genome of Noviherbaspirillum saxi, the window TTTTCCAGACAATCAGGCCAGGCCGACCTTCACATCGATATTGCCACGGGTTGCGTTGGAATATGGGCAAACTTCGTGCGCCTTATTGACAAGCGCCTGGGCAGTGGCCTGTTCCAGGCCTGGCAAGGAAACGCTCAACTGTACTGCCAGGGCGAAACCGCCGCGATCGTTCGGGCCGATACCGACATGCGCAGTCACGGCGGCATCCGCCGGCAGCGAAGCCTTGGTTGCCATTGAGACAAACTTTAGCGCCGACAGGAAGCAGGCCGAATAACCTGCAGCAAACAGCTGCTCCGGGTTGGTGCCGTCGCCGCCCGCGCCGCCCAGTTCTTTCGGCGTGCTCAGTTTGGCTTCGAGTTTCTTGTCGCTGGTAACGGCGCGGCCATCGCGGCCGCCGGTTGCTGTTGCTTGCGCTGCGTACAGAATTTGCATGAGATTTTCCTTGGTGAGTTGGGTGCCTGACCGGTGGTTTCGCAGGCGATGGAGATAATATAGCACTCAATTAAATTGTGTGCAATTTAAATTCCGGCCGACTTGTTTGCCATATTCGACTCGTGTGTTCAGCCTTGGGTTTTTGCCAAGTCGTCGCGGATCGTCGATAACTGGCTGCGCAGCATTGCAAGCGCTTCCTGCGGCTGGCCGCTCGCGCACAGCACTTGATGCGGAATATTTTGCGCTTTCTTCTTCAGCGCGCGGCCTTCCTTCGTGAGTGTAATCCTTACTTGTCGTTCGTCGGTTTCGTCGCGCGTGCGGGCAATGAGTTCGGAGGCTTCCAGCCGTTTGAGCAGCGGCGTCAGGGTTCCGGAATCCAGGAAAAGCTTTTCGCCTATGGATTTGACCAGCACATCGTCTTCCTGCCACAACACCAGCATCACCAGGTATTGCGGATAGGTAAGCCCCAACTTGTCGAGAAAGGGTTTGTAGGTTTTGGTCATGGCCAGCGAAGCCGAGTACAGCGCAAAACAAAACTGATTATCCAGTGCAAGCGGGTCAATGGCTGACGGACGGGGAGGGGGGAGGGATTTGGACATGGTCTGCGGGCCCGGCGTGGGATAATCGATTGTGTGTAATCTAATATCCACCATCGTATGCGAATTTCAACCAGTCTCCAAGTTGCGTGTATGTTACTTGTACTCGCATTCCGCGCGCATGCCCAACAAATGCCGATTCCCGTTGCGGATGCCTTGCAACGCGCCGATATTCCCGCCAGTGCTGCCGGTATCTATGTGCAGGAAGTCGAAAATGGGGAGGTAATGGTGGCGTCGAACGACACTACGTCGCTCAATCCCGCGTCGACCATGAAACTGGTGACCAGCAATGCCGCGCTTGAAATCCTGGGCCCGACCTTTTCCTGGAAAACCCAGGCCTATGCGAGCGGCTCACTCCAAGGTGATGTCTTGAATGGAGATCTGATCATCAAAGGCAGCGGCGACCCGAAGCTGGTACTGGAAAACTTCTGGCTGTTCCTGCGCAGGATCAGGGCGCGGGGAATACGGGAAATCAAAGGACATGTCGTGCTCGACCGCAGTCTGTTCGAAAGCCTGCCGCATGACGCCGCGGCATTCGATGGCGACCCGGCCAAGCCTTATAACGTAGGACCGGATGCCTTGCTGTTGAATTACAAGGCGCTCGGTTTCCGCTTCACACCGGACCCGAGGACGCGCTCGGTGCAGGTGACCATCGACCCGCCGCTGGCGCCGTATTCCATCGCGGCGCCACGGCTCGGCAATGGAGATTGCGGAGACTGGCGCAATAGACTGCATGCCAGCATCGATGCTGCGGGAGCGCGGTTTCCCGGCACCCTGCCCGCATCGTGCGGCGAAAAAATCTGGTATGTACATCCGCACCAAATGACGCATACGCAGTACTTTGCGCTGATCTTCCGCAAGATGTGGGCCGACATGGGCGGCACGCTGCAAGGCGACGTGCGCAATGGCGCACTGCCTGCGGCGGCACAGCTTGTCGCCGAATGGGAATCGGCATCGCTGGCGGAAGTTATTCGCGATATCAACAAGTACAGCAACAACGTAATGGCGCGGCAACTGCTGCTGACGCTCGGGGCCGTCATAACACGACTGCCGGCGACGACTGAATACGGGGCCGCGGTGGTGCGGACCTGGCTAGGCAACAAGGGAATCGATGCGCCGGAACTCAGCATCGAAAACGGCTCCGGCCTGTCGCGTACGGAACGCGTATCGGCTCGCACACTCGGCCGCATGCTGGTGGAAGCATACCGCGGACCGACCATGCCGGAGTTCATGTCATCGCTGCCTCTCGTCGCTTACGACGGTACCATGCGCTCCCGTCTGGTGAACCAGAGCGTTGCCGGCAAGGCGCATATCAAGACCGGCTCGCTGAATGAAGTCCGCAGTGTTGCCGGCTATGTGCTCGCGGCGTCGGGCAAGCGCTATGCGGTGGCTTGCCTGATCAATCATCCGAATGCCGAGCGTGGACGCGAAGCGCAGGACGCGCTGCTGCAATGGGTCTACGAAAAAGGTTAGGTCCAGGCAAGACGACCGTTTGCATTCCCTGATTCTCCGATATAAAAACCTTGCTGCAGCGCGCCAGACAGATGGTATTCTTGCCAGCAAGACTGCGGCAACATAGCCCGGCAATACCATAAAAGCCAAATCAGGGATCATGCATGGCGGAGCTTACGATCGAGGGCGCGACCACGGCGCCGACGCTTGCCACGGAAGGCCGTGGGCAGCCGCCGCCTGCCGCTGGACAGCCTCGCCCTGCAAGGCCACAGCCCGATTTTGATCCCGCAGCGCCGCAGGCTTTCCAGTTTACCGGCACCGGTTCCGAATATTTCCGCATCTGGGTGGTCAACCTGCTGTTGACGATACTGACGGCCGGTATCTATTCTGCCTGGGCCAAGGTGCGCCGCCTGCAATACCTTTACCGCAATACGCGGGTAAACGGGACGGTGTTCGATTACCACGGCAATCCCATAGCCATTCTCAAGGGACGTATCGTTGCACTCGTTCTGGTAGCGGCCTACCACATTTCATTTGATATCTCGCCGGTGGTGGCGATTGCAGTCGGCGTCGTGCTGTGTGCGGTCATGCCCTGGCTGCTGGCGCGTGCATTTCGCTTCAAGATGGCCAATTCCAGTTACGGCGGGGTGCATTTCCACTTTCGCGGCACGGGGGGCGAAGCCTATCGCAAGCTGGTCATTTTTCCGGTGATGCTGGGCGCGATCGGCTTATTTGCCTGGAGTGTCGCTACTTCCTTTTCACGTAATCCCGGTATCGGCTTCATTGTTCTGGTCGCCCTGGTGCCCATGCTTGCGCTGGCTGCCACGGTGCCGCTCGCGCATTATTTTCTCAAGCGCTATCAGCACGAACATGCGGATTTTGGTACGACCGCCTTTTATTTTCACGGAAATGCCTCGGGCTTTTTCAAGACCTATGCAAAAGCGGTCGGTTTCCTGTTTCTTGGCTCGATCCCGGCCGGCATCTTCGCTTTCCTGACCGCGCGCGTTTACGCGCTGCTGGCCGATACCCTGTTCGGCTGGCTCTTTACACTGCTGTATGGCGTACTAAGCGCCTACGCGTTTTACCTGTTTGTACGCGCCTATCTGGAAAGCCGTATCCAGAACATGGTGTGGAACCATACCGAAATAGGGCAGCATCGATTCGAGAGCAAGGCAGGCGCACGCAAGCTGCTGTGGATACATGCGACAAATCTGCTCCTCATTACCTTTACACTCGGTCTGTACAAACCATTCGCCACGATCCGCCTGGTCCGGTACAGGGTGGAAAGTCTGAGTTTGGTTCCGGGCGGTCCTCTTGAAGACTTCATGGCCGACAGGATGGATGATAGGGTCGGCGCGGCCGGACAGGAAGCCGGTGATCTGTTTGATATCGATATTGCCCTATGATCGACGCTTATTTCTTCGACGGCAGCAGCACCCGCCGCCATGCGGTCCAATTGTTCATACACAAAGGCATCGTGGCAATGAGCGGCGAGGGCGTACGGCGTTCCGTGCGGCTGTCCAAGGTACAGGTTTCCGAACGGCTCGAACATGCGCCGCGCATACTGCGTTTGCCAGATGGCGGACACATCGAGAGCAGCGATCCTTCGCTTGAAAAGACGTTGCGACGCAACGGCTATCGCGAGCCGCGCGTGGTGCGCTGGCAGCGCAAGTGGCCGCTTTCGCTATGCGCGCTGGTATCGCTGCTGGCGCTGCTGATTGCCGGGTACCAGTGGGGCTTGCCCTGGGCTGCCGATACGCTGGTGCAGAATGTACCACCCGCGATGGAAAAACGTATCGGCGACGAACAATTGGCGCTGATCGATGCAGGCTGGATGGAAGCGTCGCGACTGGATCCGCAGGAACAGGCAAGGCTGCGCCAGCTGTTTGCCGGCCTCAAGCAGCCGCGCGGCGAACAGACGCCATACCGGCTTGAATTCCGCCACAGCACAATGGGACCGAACGCGTTCGCTCTGCCCAATGGCGTGATTGTGATGACTGACCAGCTGGTCAAGCTGGCCAAGGACGACAAGGCCGTGCTCGGCGTGCTGGGCCATGAGCTCGGTCACGTGCAGCGCCGCCATTCCTTGCGGCGCCTGTTTCAGGCTCTGGGTGTGGGCGTCGTGATCAACCTGGTGGTCGGCGATGTTTCCAGTGCGCTGGCAGCGGTACCGACTTTTTTGCTCGATCAAAAATATTCGCGCGACTTTGAGCGCGAAGCCGACCAGTATGCGATCGACATGATGCAGGCCAACGGCATTGCTCTGACCCCGATGGCGGAACTGTTTGAAAAAATGGCTGCGTCGCATGCCCATGACGATGATGCCGAGGACGATGAAGAACAAGAGGACGGACCGACAGCGCCCAACGGCAAGCAGGATGAGGAATCGCGTCTTGTCAAGTCTATTGAATACCTGAGCTCGCATCCCAGCGACGAAGAACGCATCGCGCGCCTGAAGGCGGCGGACGGACAGCGCGGCGTGCCGGGAGCAGGCGGCTGAGCGGATTGCGACTGTCTGCCGCTCTTACACTTTTACAGGACCATCGGTTGATCGGACAGCTGGTTTCTGGTGGAACCGTCATCCGGGTAATGTTGCTGAAGTAAGGCGTTCAAGCGCGTCAGTGCCGCCAGCGTACTGTTGTGATAATCACCGCGCGCAAATCCTTCGGTCATCGTACGGCAAATGGCTTGCCACTCGCTGGCGGGAACGATCTTGCCGACACCGCGATCGGCGACGATCTCGACCTGGTGATCGGCAAGGTTGACGTAGACCAGCACGCCGCAATTTTCTTCAGTATCCCAGACCCCGTATTGGGCGAACAGCGCGCGTGCACGTTCGCGCGGCGGCATCCCGGCCAGGACTTCCTGCAGACCTAACGCCGGCTCGACGATCAGCCTTACCTCG includes:
- a CDS encoding organic hydroperoxide resistance protein produces the protein MQILYAAQATATGGRDGRAVTSDKKLEAKLSTPKELGGAGGDGTNPEQLFAAGYSACFLSALKFVSMATKASLPADAAVTAHVGIGPNDRGGFALAVQLSVSLPGLEQATAQALVNKAHEVCPYSNATRGNIDVKVGLA
- a CDS encoding MarR family winged helix-turn-helix transcriptional regulator — its product is MSKSLPPPRPSAIDPLALDNQFCFALYSASLAMTKTYKPFLDKLGLTYPQYLVMLVLWQEDDVLVKSIGEKLFLDSGTLTPLLKRLEASELIARTRDETDERQVRITLTKEGRALKKKAQNIPHQVLCASGQPQEALAMLRSQLSTIRDDLAKTQG
- the dacB gene encoding D-alanyl-D-alanine carboxypeptidase/D-alanyl-D-alanine-endopeptidase — translated: MPIPVADALQRADIPASAAGIYVQEVENGEVMVASNDTTSLNPASTMKLVTSNAALEILGPTFSWKTQAYASGSLQGDVLNGDLIIKGSGDPKLVLENFWLFLRRIRARGIREIKGHVVLDRSLFESLPHDAAAFDGDPAKPYNVGPDALLLNYKALGFRFTPDPRTRSVQVTIDPPLAPYSIAAPRLGNGDCGDWRNRLHASIDAAGARFPGTLPASCGEKIWYVHPHQMTHTQYFALIFRKMWADMGGTLQGDVRNGALPAAAQLVAEWESASLAEVIRDINKYSNNVMARQLLLTLGAVITRLPATTEYGAAVVRTWLGNKGIDAPELSIENGSGLSRTERVSARTLGRMLVEAYRGPTMPEFMSSLPLVAYDGTMRSRLVNQSVAGKAHIKTGSLNEVRSVAGYVLAASGKRYAVACLINHPNAERGREAQDALLQWVYEKG
- a CDS encoding YjgN family protein, which gives rise to MAELTIEGATTAPTLATEGRGQPPPAAGQPRPARPQPDFDPAAPQAFQFTGTGSEYFRIWVVNLLLTILTAGIYSAWAKVRRLQYLYRNTRVNGTVFDYHGNPIAILKGRIVALVLVAAYHISFDISPVVAIAVGVVLCAVMPWLLARAFRFKMANSSYGGVHFHFRGTGGEAYRKLVIFPVMLGAIGLFAWSVATSFSRNPGIGFIVLVALVPMLALAATVPLAHYFLKRYQHEHADFGTTAFYFHGNASGFFKTYAKAVGFLFLGSIPAGIFAFLTARVYALLADTLFGWLFTLLYGVLSAYAFYLFVRAYLESRIQNMVWNHTEIGQHRFESKAGARKLLWIHATNLLLITFTLGLYKPFATIRLVRYRVESLSLVPGGPLEDFMADRMDDRVGAAGQEAGDLFDIDIAL
- a CDS encoding M48 family metallopeptidase produces the protein MIDAYFFDGSSTRRHAVQLFIHKGIVAMSGEGVRRSVRLSKVQVSERLEHAPRILRLPDGGHIESSDPSLEKTLRRNGYREPRVVRWQRKWPLSLCALVSLLALLIAGYQWGLPWAADTLVQNVPPAMEKRIGDEQLALIDAGWMEASRLDPQEQARLRQLFAGLKQPRGEQTPYRLEFRHSTMGPNAFALPNGVIVMTDQLVKLAKDDKAVLGVLGHELGHVQRRHSLRRLFQALGVGVVINLVVGDVSSALAAVPTFLLDQKYSRDFEREADQYAIDMMQANGIALTPMAELFEKMAASHAHDDDAEDDEEQEDGPTAPNGKQDEESRLVKSIEYLSSHPSDEERIARLKAADGQRGVPGAGG
- a CDS encoding TPM domain-containing protein; the encoded protein is MSTFHRLFKHLCTTAAAGRRAFPPDSLDAIEAAITEGERRHRAEVRLIVEPALGLQEVLAGMPPRERARALFAQYGVWDTEENCGVLVYVNLADHQVEIVADRGVGKIVPASEWQAICRTMTEGFARGDYHNSTLAALTRLNALLQQHYPDDGSTRNQLSDQPMVL